The proteins below come from a single Coregonus clupeaformis isolate EN_2021a unplaced genomic scaffold, ASM2061545v1 scaf1710, whole genome shotgun sequence genomic window:
- the LOC121544243 gene encoding complement component C1q receptor-like: MIAVGLLDYVGMMPLLLLLQFSIWGATGADTGGEPTVCTSKACFTIHTEEVSFEDARVKCEDDGGYLVTTKDKSELAELQSTLSQIDESHCNVDFKFWIGLKLHKGDCIIRGMSLNGFKWVSGSEYSQYSNWEKEPRITCTEERCVLVHYSLSSRNELKWTDGSCKDKAFYLCKFYFKGMCKPLLLAEGEQVNYMLPFSANPLNGDNNMTAFPFGTYADIRCNGNDHFSICKLMDGVYGWTIPGPFCGSDKQSCGYKNGGCDHLCVDSDAGGVHCGCKDGYVLGQDRVSCGLKEYCHSSPCQYQCVTGPTGFSCVCPNGFQLDKDQFGCIDVDECQINACDGHHCINTQGSYTCRCKEGYTMVEGKCHDVDECTESRCPQRCLNSQGSFSCHCIAGFTVSEDGHTCIDIDECLIHRCEDRCTNTIGSFRCSCHRNFRLQPNGMTCIRDVTVVSTAETSRDHRDTDQHDKTIDTVTISTVELQNEPQFTDGPPQDTIRHDITHDITQERPSLKTIGMSGPTHNDIFFSSWLFICVIGSVVPLVLVIAVTSGIVIFRSSHSKKKRKEEEENDHC, translated from the coding sequence ATGATTGCTGTTGGTTTATTGGATTATGTGGGAATGATGccgttgttactgttactgcaaTTCTCTATCTGGGGAGCAACTGGAGCAGACACCGGCGGAGAGCCAACTGTGTGTACATCCAAAGCCTGTTTCACTATTCACACGGAGGAGGTCAGCTTCGAAGACGCTCGAGTGAAATGTGAAGATGACGGAGGTTACTTGGTAACAACTAAAGACAAGAGCGAGCTAGCAGAACTTCAATCAACCCTTTCACAGATCGACGAAAGCCATTGCAATGTGGACTTCAAATTTTGGATAGGACTGAAATTGCATAAAGGGGACTGCATTATAAGGGGCATGAGTCTAAACGGTTTTAAGTGGGTATCTGGGAGTGAATATTCCCAATATTCCAACTGGGAGAAGGAACCTCGCATCACCTGCACAGAGGAGCGTTGCGTGTTGGTACATTATTCTTTATCCAGTCGCAATGAATTAAAATGGACGGATGGATCTTGCAAAGACAAGGCTTTTTACTTGTGCAAATTCTATTTCAAGGGAATGTGTAAACCTTTGTTGTTGGCAGAAGGAGAGCAAGTGAATTACATGCTCCCATTCTCAGCAAATCCATTAAATGGGGATAATAACATGACTGCATTCCCATTTGGAACATATGCTGACATAAGATGCAATGGCAATGATCACTTTTCAATTTGTAAATTAATGGATGGTGTCTATGGTTGGACTATCCCCGGTCCGTTTTGCGGCTCTGATAAACAGAGCTGTGGCTATAAAAACGGCGGATGTGATCATTTGTGTGTTGATAGTGACGCCGGTGGTGTCCATTGTGGATGCAAGGACGGTTATGTGTTAGGACAGGACAGAGTATCATGTGGCCTAAAGGAATATTGTCACAGTTCTCCATGCCAGTACCAATGCGTAACAGGACCAACGGGCTTCTCGTGCGTATGCCCAAACGGCTTCCAATTGGATAAAGACCAATTTGGTTGTATTGATGTTGATGAATGCCAAATTAATGCCTGCGATGGTCATCATTGCATCAATACCCAAGGTAGTTACACATGTAGGTGCAAGGAAGGCTACACAATGGTCGAGGGCAAATGCCACGATGTAGACGAGTGCACTGAATCTAGATGTCCCCAAAGATGTCTTAACTCTCAAGGATCCTTCTCCTGCCATTGCATCGCCGGGTTCACTGTGTCTGAGGACGGCCATACATGTATAGACATAGACGAATGCCTCATTCATCGATGCGAAGATAGGTGCACTAACACCATTGGTAGTTTCAGGTGTTCTTGCCATCGGAACTTCCGGTTACAGCCTAATGGAATGACCTGCATTCGAGATGTGACTGTTGTCTCCACTGCGGAGACGTCACGTGATCATAGAGACACCGACCAACACGACAAGACCATTGACACTGTAACCATCTCTACGGTTGAATTACAAAACGAGCCTCAGTTCACCGACGGACCACCTCAAGACACTATTAGGCACGACATTACGCATGATATTACGCAGGAAAGGCCGTCCCTCAAAACCATTGGAATGAGTGGGCCAACGCACAATGACATTTTTTTTAGCTCTTGGCTGTTTATTTGCGTTATTGGTTCTGTTGTTCCACTAGTTCTTGTCATTGCAGTAACCTCTGGTATTGTCATATTTcgaagtagtcattcaaaaaagaaaagaaaagaggaGGAAGAAAATGACCACTGCTGA
- the LOC121562751 gene encoding thrombomodulin, producing MARRTNPFVGLITVIIIIMLMLKVGGESIDSSTCVCKGDICHAVTLGAVDFQTSEQMCQKMKGELMTVRSAASAEIIGDLLVRVTGYFWIGLRLPDDQCSNIESKLRGYQWTTGFQIADFSNWKDNVNVCAPRCVSVSTDRMWTERPCQEKVDGFLCQNVHKSTCQTPHMEAQEFSHQGDVIYSNEGCAGAPCEHTCTDVPGGYKCSCFERYIPRSENPNMCKMHCSSANCPVICDRNSAGTQCNCPGGFLKSDDSCQDIDECENGYCDQLCDNMFGSFVCSCRAGFSLQNVVKCVKTDGHEMVPLTTPVYSDFLTPGFNFTSNVSSATTGIFLWVWIFIAAAVIVLILVVRYCVSKRHEQNVDSQQRCNDEVL from the coding sequence ATGGCAAGGAGAACGAATCCTTTTGTTGGTTTGATAACcgtaattattataattatgttaaTGCTAAAGGTAGGAGGGGAAAGCATTGACTCCTCTACCTGCGTGTGCAAGGGGGACATTTGCCACGCTGTAACCCTCGGTGCTGTCGATTTCCAGACATCGGAACAAATGTGTCAAAAGATGAAAGGAGAATTAATGACGGTTCGATCTGCAGCATCAGCCGAAATAATTGGAGATTTGCTTGTACGGGTAACCGGATACTTCTGGATCGGATTGCGCCTACCAGATGACCAATGCAGCAACATCGAATCGAAATTGAGAGGATACCAGTGGACAACTGGATTTCAAATCGCAGATTTCAGCAACTGGAAAGACAACGTAAATGTCTGCGCTCCACGGTGTGTGTCCGTTTCTACCGATCGAATGTGGACAGAACGACCTTGCCAGGAAAAAGTGGATGGATTTTTGTGTCAGAATGTTCATAAAAGCACGTGCCAAACACCGCATATGGAGGCTCAAGAGTTTTCTCATCAAGGAGATGTCATCTATAGTAATGAAGGATGCGCTGGGGCTCCTTGCGAACATACATGCACGGATGTGCCAGGGGGCTACAAATGCTCTTGTTTTGAAAGATATATTCCAAGGAGCGAAAACCCCAATATGTGTAAAATGCACTGTTCTTCGGCCAACTGCCCAGTAATATGCGACAGAAACAGCGCTGGGACACAATGTAATTGTCCTGGTGGCTTCCTAAAGAGTGATGATTCTTGCCAAGATATTGACGAATGCGAGAATGGATATTGTGATCAACTTTGTGATAACATGTTTGGAAGTTTTGTTTGCTCATGCAGAGCTGGATTTTCCCTTCAAAATGTGGTTAAATGTGTCAAAACAGATGGACATGAAATGGTTCCCTTAACAACCCCTGTCTACAGTGACTTCTTAACGCCAGGTTTTAACTTCACAAGTAATGTATCATCAGCAACAACGGGGATATTTCTTtgggtgtggattttcattgcAGCGGCGGTCATAGTACTGATACTTGTTGTTCGGTATTGTGTTTCTAAGCGTCATGAGCAGAACGTTGACAGCCAACAGAGATGTAATGATGAGGTGCTATAG